Proteins co-encoded in one Marinobacter qingdaonensis genomic window:
- a CDS encoding OmpP1/FadL family transporter codes for MRSSLLARAIRVTTLAALSAPASLLAGGFALNEQSASAMGAANAGAAANPENATTVLFNPAGMSQLSGTNISFGASVLDIDAEAKRDSIATTRQDPTVPVQPASNGGDIADPAVLPNFYLTHEVNDSVDVGFGIHAPYGLAADYDNEFAGRFFADKTELTAIAFTPSIAISNGSGLSMGAGLSIIYAEGRLSRYQDLSGTAGAAALALPEPYADIEGDDVGVTLRVGFLYELSNRTQFGLTAQTGTELNLKGDAEISNTPVPPTFTQTTTLNEKVRVPLAIPESITFGARHRLTDTVTVLAGATYAKWGRFEELDIISREANGEVTRSPEPGAYLTHITERWKNTWQFNLGGIWQASPEWAFKAGYAWDESPVDQYVTARIPSEDRHWLTLGTQWRDLRNGWTVDAAVGTLIFADDAEVNDREYTHQNPTEPATAANYRGSYELSAWSASVQVSKAF; via the coding sequence ATGAGATCCTCACTGCTTGCCCGAGCCATCCGGGTCACCACACTGGCGGCCTTGTCGGCCCCCGCCAGCCTGCTCGCCGGTGGCTTTGCCCTGAACGAGCAAAGCGCCAGTGCCATGGGCGCCGCCAACGCCGGCGCCGCGGCCAATCCGGAGAATGCCACCACCGTCCTGTTCAACCCCGCCGGCATGAGCCAGCTGTCCGGGACCAACATCTCGTTTGGCGCCTCCGTTCTGGATATCGATGCCGAGGCCAAGCGCGACAGCATTGCCACCACCCGCCAGGATCCAACCGTGCCGGTCCAGCCCGCCTCCAACGGCGGCGATATCGCCGACCCGGCGGTGCTGCCCAATTTCTACCTGACCCACGAGGTTAACGACTCGGTGGATGTCGGTTTCGGTATCCACGCGCCTTATGGCCTGGCGGCGGATTACGACAACGAATTTGCCGGCCGCTTCTTTGCCGACAAGACCGAGCTCACCGCCATTGCCTTCACGCCGTCGATCGCCATCAGTAATGGTTCCGGCCTGTCCATGGGCGCGGGGCTGAGCATCATCTACGCCGAGGGGCGCCTGTCCCGCTACCAGGATCTGAGTGGCACCGCAGGCGCGGCGGCCCTGGCCCTGCCTGAGCCCTACGCGGACATCGAGGGGGACGACGTGGGCGTGACCTTACGGGTCGGGTTCCTGTACGAGCTGTCCAACCGCACCCAGTTCGGGCTGACGGCCCAGACCGGCACCGAGTTGAACCTGAAAGGCGACGCGGAAATCAGCAACACCCCGGTGCCACCCACCTTCACGCAGACCACCACCCTGAACGAGAAGGTGAGGGTGCCCCTGGCGATTCCGGAGAGCATCACCTTCGGTGCCCGGCACCGTCTGACCGACACCGTCACCGTCCTGGCCGGGGCCACCTACGCGAAGTGGGGGCGTTTCGAGGAGCTGGATATCATCAGCCGGGAGGCCAATGGCGAGGTGACCCGGTCGCCCGAGCCCGGAGCCTACCTCACCCACATTACCGAACGCTGGAAGAACACCTGGCAGTTCAACCTGGGGGGTATCTGGCAGGCCAGCCCGGAGTGGGCGTTCAAGGCCGGGTACGCCTGGGACGAGTCGCCGGTGGACCAGTACGTCACCGCCCGGATCCCGTCCGAGGACCGGCATTGGTTGACGCTGGGGACCCAGTGGCGTGACCTGCGCAATGGCTGGACCGTAGACGCGGCGGTGGGCACGTTGATATTCGCCGACGATGCCGAGGTGAACGATCGGGAATACACCCACCAGAACCCGACCGAGCCGGCGACAGCGGCCAACTACCGGGGTTCCTACGAACTGAGTGCCTGGAGTGCCTCCGTCCAGGTCAGCAAGGCCTTCTGA
- a CDS encoding DUF4124 domain-containing protein, whose product MTNRPVCFRAAVLAAVIGVAATAEAGMYRYKDDNGRLVISNTIPQEATKRGYDILNNSGRVVETVAPAPTEEELAAREAEKQRQKALERQQEQDRQLLKRYSHPDQAVRAMHRKIRELEGLIQLKRGNISVISSQLDSEQSRAADMERAGRTIPDATLEKIRRLESQIRDLEREISIQTREINELKAGFEADIERLEEVTGKPRTITLDTLSSD is encoded by the coding sequence ATGACCAACCGCCCAGTCTGTTTCCGAGCTGCCGTTCTCGCTGCGGTCATCGGCGTAGCCGCGACGGCCGAGGCGGGCATGTACCGGTACAAGGACGACAATGGCCGGTTGGTGATCAGCAACACCATTCCCCAGGAAGCCACCAAACGCGGTTACGACATCCTCAACAACAGCGGCCGGGTTGTTGAAACCGTGGCCCCGGCGCCCACCGAAGAAGAACTTGCCGCCCGCGAAGCCGAGAAGCAGCGTCAGAAAGCACTCGAACGGCAACAGGAACAGGACCGCCAGTTGCTGAAACGCTACAGCCACCCGGACCAGGCGGTACGCGCCATGCACCGCAAGATCCGTGAACTGGAAGGGCTGATTCAGCTCAAGCGCGGCAACATCTCGGTGATTTCCAGCCAGCTCGACAGCGAACAGAGCCGGGCCGCCGATATGGAACGGGCCGGCCGCACCATTCCCGACGCCACCCTGGAGAAAATCCGGCGCCTGGAGTCCCAGATTCGGGACCTGGAGCGGGAAATCAGCATTCAGACCCGGGAAATCAACGAGCTGAAGGCCGGCTTCGAAGCCGACATCGAACGGCTCGAAGAGGTAACCGGCAAACCCCGGACCATCACCCTGGACACCCTCAGCAGCGACTGA
- the polA gene encoding DNA polymerase I, with protein sequence MTDQKTPPVVLVDGSSYLFRAYHALPPLTTSKNQPTGAIKGVISMLRRLEQDFPGSKMVVVFDAKGKTFRHDMYEEYKANRPPMPEDLGSQIEPIHEIVKAMGLPLLIVPGVEADDVIGTLAHEATSKGIDVVVSTGDKDMAQLVSDHVTLINTMTETRMDRAGVIDKFGVTPEQIIDYLALVGDKVDNIPGVNKCGPKTAVKWLESYQDLDTVMAHADEIKGKIGEYLREATDTLPLSRELATIKTDVELEFGLEDLQHREQDDSQLLELFREYEFRTWIAELEAGDDKDAGASDSASSDTPAKAPVEKQYSVITDQQELDDWLARLKQAPLFAFDTETTSLRYSEAEIVGVSFAIEPGEAAYVPLAHDYMGAPEQLDRDAVLNQLKPLLEDPEQAKVGQNLKYDKNVLANHGITLEGIAEDTMLESYVLNSVASRHDMDSLARQYLDETTITFESIAGKGAKQLTFNQIELEKAGPYAAEDADITLRLHQTLKPLLEQTGRLASVYRDIDLPLVPVLSRMEQRGALINASTLRRHSQELAERMAELEQEAHEVAGETFNLGSPKQLQSIFYEKMGLPVIKKTPKGAPSTAEPVLQELAHDHELPRLILEHRSLSKLKSTYTDTLPELISHRTGRVHTSYHQAVTATGRLSSSEPNLQNIPIRSEQGRRIRQAFVAPDGYKLVAADYSQIELRIMAHLSGDKGLLTAFEKGEDIHRATAAEVFGVSVDEVSADQRRSAKAINFGLIYGMSAFGLSRQLDVERKVAQEYIDRYFDRYPGVLKYMDNIRKQAHDDGYVETLFGRRLYLPEINARNKQMQQAAERTAINAPMQGTAADIIKRAMIDVEAWLLKEHADEARMTMQVHDELILEVKESAVDRIRDGLIQRMSAAAELDVPLLVEAGVGDNWDQAH encoded by the coding sequence ATGACTGATCAAAAGACCCCACCCGTGGTTCTTGTGGACGGTTCGTCCTACCTTTTTCGCGCCTACCACGCGCTGCCGCCACTCACCACCAGCAAGAACCAGCCGACCGGCGCCATCAAGGGCGTGATCAGCATGCTGCGCCGACTGGAACAGGACTTTCCGGGTTCCAAGATGGTGGTGGTGTTCGATGCCAAGGGCAAGACCTTCCGACATGACATGTACGAGGAGTACAAGGCCAACCGGCCGCCCATGCCGGAAGACCTGGGCAGCCAGATCGAGCCGATTCACGAGATCGTCAAGGCCATGGGCCTGCCGCTGCTGATCGTACCCGGGGTCGAGGCCGACGACGTCATCGGCACCCTGGCCCATGAGGCCACCAGCAAGGGCATCGACGTGGTGGTCTCCACCGGCGACAAGGACATGGCCCAGCTGGTCAGCGACCACGTCACCCTGATCAACACCATGACCGAAACCCGTATGGACCGCGCCGGCGTCATCGACAAGTTCGGGGTCACGCCGGAGCAGATCATTGACTACCTGGCCCTGGTCGGCGACAAGGTCGACAACATCCCGGGCGTCAACAAGTGCGGCCCGAAGACCGCGGTGAAGTGGCTGGAAAGCTATCAGGACCTGGACACTGTGATGGCCCACGCCGATGAGATCAAAGGCAAGATCGGGGAATACCTTCGGGAGGCAACCGACACCCTGCCCCTGAGCCGGGAACTGGCCACCATCAAGACCGACGTCGAACTGGAGTTTGGCCTGGAAGACCTCCAGCACCGGGAGCAGGACGACAGCCAGTTGCTGGAACTGTTCCGGGAGTATGAGTTCCGGACCTGGATTGCGGAACTGGAAGCCGGTGACGATAAGGACGCCGGTGCCAGCGACAGCGCGAGCAGTGACACCCCCGCCAAGGCGCCGGTGGAAAAGCAATACTCGGTGATCACCGACCAGCAGGAGCTGGACGACTGGCTGGCCCGACTGAAGCAGGCGCCCCTGTTCGCCTTCGATACCGAAACCACCAGCCTGCGCTACAGCGAGGCCGAAATTGTCGGGGTGTCGTTCGCCATCGAACCGGGCGAGGCCGCGTATGTGCCCCTGGCCCACGACTACATGGGCGCGCCCGAGCAGCTGGACCGCGACGCGGTGCTGAACCAGCTCAAACCGCTGCTTGAGGATCCGGAGCAGGCCAAGGTCGGGCAGAATCTGAAGTACGACAAGAACGTGCTCGCCAACCATGGCATCACCCTGGAGGGCATTGCCGAAGACACCATGCTCGAGTCCTACGTGCTCAACTCCGTGGCCAGCCGCCACGACATGGACAGCCTGGCCCGCCAGTACCTGGATGAGACCACCATCACCTTCGAATCCATCGCCGGCAAGGGCGCCAAGCAGCTGACCTTCAACCAGATCGAACTGGAAAAAGCCGGCCCCTACGCGGCCGAGGACGCCGACATCACCCTGCGCCTACACCAGACCCTGAAGCCGCTGCTGGAGCAGACCGGGCGCCTGGCCTCGGTGTATCGGGACATCGACCTGCCGCTGGTGCCGGTGCTGTCGCGCATGGAACAGCGGGGCGCGCTGATCAATGCCAGCACCCTGCGCCGGCACAGCCAGGAATTGGCCGAACGCATGGCCGAGCTGGAACAGGAAGCGCACGAAGTGGCGGGCGAGACCTTCAACCTGGGCTCTCCCAAGCAACTGCAGAGCATTTTCTACGAGAAGATGGGCCTGCCGGTGATCAAGAAGACGCCGAAAGGGGCACCGTCGACCGCGGAACCGGTGCTGCAGGAACTGGCCCATGACCACGAGTTGCCTCGGCTGATCCTGGAACACCGCAGCCTGAGCAAGCTCAAGTCGACCTACACCGACACCCTGCCGGAGCTGATCAGCCATCGCACCGGCCGGGTCCATACCTCCTACCATCAGGCGGTGACCGCCACTGGCCGGCTGTCCTCGTCCGAACCCAACCTGCAGAACATCCCCATCCGCAGCGAACAGGGCCGGCGCATCCGTCAGGCCTTCGTCGCCCCGGACGGCTACAAGCTGGTGGCGGCCGACTATTCCCAGATCGAGCTGCGGATCATGGCCCACCTGTCCGGTGACAAGGGCCTGCTGACCGCCTTTGAAAAGGGCGAGGACATCCACCGGGCCACCGCCGCGGAAGTCTTCGGCGTCAGCGTCGACGAGGTCTCAGCCGACCAGCGCCGCAGCGCCAAGGCCATCAACTTCGGGCTCATCTACGGCATGTCCGCGTTTGGCCTGTCCCGTCAGCTGGACGTGGAACGCAAGGTGGCTCAGGAGTACATCGACCGCTATTTCGACCGCTACCCGGGCGTACTCAAGTACATGGACAACATCCGCAAACAGGCCCACGACGACGGCTACGTGGAAACCCTGTTCGGCCGGCGCCTGTACCTGCCCGAGATCAACGCCCGCAACAAGCAGATGCAGCAGGCGGCCGAACGCACGGCCATCAATGCGCCCATGCAGGGAACTGCGGCGGACATCATCAAGCGGGCCATGATCGACGTGGAGGCCTGGCTATTGAAGGAACACGCGGACGAGGCCCGCATGACCATGCAGGTCCACGACGAACTGATTCTCGAGGTCAAGGAATCGGCCGTGGACCGGATTCGCGACGGCCTGATCCAGCGCATGTCCGCGGCCGCCGAGCTTGACGTCCCCCTGCTGGTGGAAGCCGGCGTCGGCGACAATTGGGATCAGGCTCACTAA
- a CDS encoding PilT/PilU family type 4a pilus ATPase: protein MEFEKLLRLMVEKGGSDLFITAGVPPSMKVNGKVLPVTKNALTPEQTREFVYGAMNDKQRAEFEDSHECNFAISARGVGRFRVSAFFQRNLCGMVLRRIEVKIPQIDDLALPDVIKDLAMTKRGLIMFVGATGTGKSTSLAAMLGHRNRNSRGHIISIEDPIEFIHQHHGCIVTQREVGIDTESFEVALKNTLRQAPDVILIGEVRTRQTMEYSVQFAETGHLCLATLHANNANQALDRIIQFFPPEQHNQIWMDLSLNLKAIVAQQLVPTPDGKGRKAVIEVLVNTPLVADMIRKGEVHKLKELMSKSNESGMQTFDQALYKLYAEGSITYEDALAHADSANDLRLMIKLGADAQGADQLSSTVDRLSIQDD, encoded by the coding sequence ATGGAATTTGAAAAGCTGCTCCGTCTGATGGTTGAGAAAGGCGGCTCGGATCTGTTCATCACCGCCGGTGTACCGCCGAGCATGAAGGTCAATGGCAAGGTCCTGCCGGTCACCAAGAACGCCCTGACCCCGGAGCAGACCCGCGAATTCGTGTATGGTGCCATGAACGACAAGCAGCGGGCCGAGTTCGAGGACAGCCACGAGTGCAACTTTGCCATCAGCGCCCGGGGGGTTGGCCGGTTCCGGGTCAGCGCCTTCTTCCAGCGCAACCTGTGCGGCATGGTATTGCGTCGCATCGAGGTGAAGATCCCGCAGATCGACGACCTGGCGTTGCCGGACGTGATCAAGGATCTGGCCATGACCAAGCGGGGCCTGATCATGTTCGTGGGCGCCACCGGCACCGGTAAGTCGACCTCGCTGGCGGCCATGCTGGGGCACCGCAATCGCAACAGCCGTGGCCACATCATTTCCATCGAGGATCCGATCGAATTCATTCACCAGCACCACGGCTGCATCGTGACCCAGCGAGAAGTGGGCATTGATACCGAAAGCTTCGAGGTGGCGCTGAAGAACACCCTGCGTCAGGCCCCGGATGTGATCCTGATCGGTGAGGTCCGGACCCGCCAGACCATGGAGTACTCGGTGCAGTTCGCTGAGACCGGCCACCTGTGTCTGGCCACCCTGCACGCCAACAACGCCAACCAGGCGCTGGACCGGATTATCCAGTTCTTTCCGCCGGAGCAGCACAACCAGATCTGGATGGACCTGTCCCTGAACCTCAAGGCCATCGTGGCCCAGCAGCTGGTGCCGACGCCGGACGGCAAGGGCCGCAAGGCGGTCATCGAGGTGTTGGTCAACACCCCGCTGGTGGCCGACATGATCCGCAAGGGCGAGGTGCACAAGCTCAAGGAGCTGATGTCCAAGTCCAATGAATCCGGCATGCAGACCTTCGATCAGGCCCTGTACAAGCTCTACGCCGAAGGCTCCATCACCTACGAGGACGCCCTGGCTCACGCCGACTCGGCCAACGACCTGCGCCTGATGATCAAGCTCGGCGCCGACGCCCAGGGTGCCGATCAGCTGTCATCGACGGTGGACCGGCTGTCGATCCAGGACGATTAA
- a CDS encoding DUF2782 domain-containing protein, translated as MKRFACSAAALLACYSVAVFAQQDGALDETLVETPDEPVVISDYQPTSEGPQIVIRPGEREVFYEYRVNGQLMEIKVVPEAGPEYYLVPSDGGGWIREAESEMLIPSWVLFRW; from the coding sequence ATGAAACGATTCGCCTGTTCGGCGGCCGCGCTGCTGGCCTGCTACTCGGTGGCGGTGTTCGCCCAGCAAGACGGTGCCCTGGACGAAACCCTGGTGGAAACGCCGGACGAACCGGTGGTAATTTCCGATTACCAGCCCACCAGTGAAGGCCCGCAAATCGTCATTCGCCCGGGCGAGCGGGAAGTGTTCTACGAGTATCGGGTCAATGGCCAGTTGATGGAAATCAAGGTCGTGCCCGAGGCCGGTCCGGAATACTACCTGGTGCCATCGGACGGCGGCGGCTGGATTCGGGAGGCCGAGTCCGAGATGCTCATCCCCAGTTGGGTGCTGTTCCGCTGGTAG
- the pyrE gene encoding orotate phosphoribosyltransferase, which yields MHDYQQNFIDFAIRRNVLRFGEFTLKSGRTSPYFFNAGLFNTGDDLLQLSKAYAAAIERSGLNYDIIFGPAYKGIPLATVTAMALATDGNSKPFAFNRKEKKDHGEGGNIVGAPLQGKVLIVDDVITAGTAIRESIDLIRAAGAEPAGVLIALDRQEKGNGELSAIQEVEQEFGIPVVSIIRLEQVLDYLKANPDFAGHAENVAKYRDRFGV from the coding sequence ATGCACGACTATCAGCAAAATTTCATCGACTTTGCCATCCGCCGGAACGTCCTGCGATTTGGTGAATTTACGCTCAAATCCGGCCGCACCAGCCCGTATTTTTTTAACGCTGGGCTGTTCAACACTGGCGACGATCTACTTCAGCTAAGCAAGGCTTATGCCGCCGCCATAGAACGCAGCGGTCTCAATTATGACATCATTTTCGGACCTGCCTATAAGGGCATTCCGTTGGCCACCGTGACCGCCATGGCGCTGGCTACAGACGGTAACAGCAAACCGTTTGCCTTTAACCGCAAGGAAAAGAAAGATCATGGCGAGGGTGGCAACATTGTCGGTGCACCGCTGCAGGGCAAGGTGCTGATCGTGGATGACGTTATCACTGCCGGTACCGCCATTCGCGAGTCCATTGACCTGATTCGTGCGGCCGGCGCCGAGCCTGCCGGTGTGCTGATCGCCCTGGATCGCCAGGAAAAGGGCAACGGCGAGCTGTCCGCCATCCAGGAAGTGGAACAGGAATTCGGCATTCCGGTCGTGAGCATCATCCGTCTGGAGCAGGTGCTCGACTACCTCAAGGCCAACCCTGACTTTGCCGGCCATGCCGAAAACGTTGCCAAGTACCGGGATCGATTCGGAGTCTGA
- a CDS encoding exodeoxyribonuclease III — protein sequence MRVVSISVNGLAQAVDKGFFNWLADQDADVVCVQDHRMRAYEIEDYNLIPEGYEAYFIDGEKNEDGGVGIYTRHFPKAIMYGFANEQADREGRFIQADFDKVSVACVLAPCALGREEELLGEDDLTVLDHKDEFLDGFGLHMQKTLRKRRQFIFCANLQTAHHVTDASPLYHKHDFSGFLPHERAWLDRLFDEMGCVDAFREINKQSNQFTWWPEQAEGARRSAGIRVDYQLLTPGIRNTIRDGWIDGSSRFSDHAPVIMDYDIDIGF from the coding sequence ATGCGGGTAGTTTCAATCAGTGTCAATGGGCTCGCCCAAGCCGTTGACAAGGGATTCTTCAACTGGCTGGCCGACCAGGATGCGGACGTTGTCTGCGTCCAGGATCACCGCATGCGCGCCTACGAAATCGAGGACTACAACCTCATCCCCGAGGGCTACGAAGCCTACTTCATCGATGGTGAGAAAAACGAGGACGGCGGCGTGGGCATCTACACCCGTCACTTTCCCAAAGCCATCATGTACGGTTTCGCCAACGAGCAGGCGGACCGGGAAGGGCGCTTTATCCAGGCCGATTTCGACAAGGTGTCGGTCGCCTGTGTGCTGGCGCCCTGCGCCCTCGGTCGGGAAGAAGAGCTGCTGGGCGAGGACGACCTGACGGTACTCGACCACAAGGATGAGTTCCTGGACGGTTTCGGCCTGCACATGCAGAAAACCCTGCGCAAGCGGCGTCAGTTCATTTTCTGCGCCAACCTGCAGACCGCCCATCACGTGACCGACGCCAGCCCCCTGTACCACAAGCACGACTTTTCCGGATTCCTGCCCCATGAGCGGGCATGGCTGGACCGCCTGTTCGATGAAATGGGCTGTGTCGATGCCTTCCGTGAGATCAACAAGCAGAGCAATCAGTTTACCTGGTGGCCGGAGCAGGCCGAGGGTGCTCGCCGCAGTGCGGGTATTCGGGTGGACTACCAGCTGCTGACCCCGGGTATTCGCAATACTATCCGGGACGGCTGGATTGATGGCTCAAGCCGGTTTTCCGATCACGCACCGGTGATCATGGATTACGACATCGACATCGGTTTTTAA
- a CDS encoding type IV pilus twitching motility protein PilT: protein MDITELLAFSAKQGASDLHLSAGLPPMIRVDGDVRRINLPPMEHKEVHGLIYDIMNDKQRKDYEEFLETDFSFEVPGVARFRVNAFNQNRGAGAVFRTIPSKVLTMEDLGMGQVFKDISSVPRGLVLVTGPTGSGKSTTLAAMMDYINDSRYEHILTIEDPIEFVHESKKCLVNQREVHRDTLGFNEALRSALREDPDIILVGELRDLETIRLALTAAETGHLVFGTLHTTSAAKTIDRVVDVFPAEEKSMVRSMLSESLQAVISQTLMKKMGGGRIAAHEIMIGTAAIRNLIREDKIAQMYSAIQTGGSLGMQTLDQCLERLLQKGLISREAARAKAKMPDNF, encoded by the coding sequence ATGGATATTACTGAACTGCTTGCCTTCTCGGCCAAACAGGGTGCGTCCGACTTGCACCTGTCTGCCGGTCTGCCGCCGATGATTCGTGTCGACGGCGATGTCCGCCGCATCAACCTGCCCCCCATGGAGCACAAAGAAGTGCACGGGTTGATCTACGACATCATGAACGACAAGCAGCGCAAGGATTACGAGGAATTCCTGGAAACCGACTTCTCGTTCGAAGTGCCCGGGGTGGCCCGTTTCCGGGTCAACGCCTTCAACCAGAACCGTGGCGCCGGCGCGGTGTTCCGGACCATCCCGTCCAAGGTGCTGACCATGGAAGACCTGGGCATGGGCCAGGTGTTCAAGGACATTTCCTCGGTGCCCCGGGGCCTGGTGCTGGTGACCGGTCCGACCGGTTCCGGTAAGTCCACCACCCTGGCGGCGATGATGGACTACATCAACGACTCCCGCTACGAGCACATCCTGACCATCGAAGACCCGATCGAATTCGTGCACGAGTCCAAGAAATGCCTGGTGAACCAGCGGGAAGTGCACCGGGACACCCTGGGCTTCAACGAAGCCCTGCGCTCGGCGCTGCGGGAAGACCCCGACATCATCCTGGTGGGCGAGCTGCGGGACCTGGAAACCATCCGCCTGGCGCTCACCGCCGCGGAAACCGGTCACCTGGTGTTCGGCACCCTGCACACCACCTCCGCGGCCAAGACCATCGACCGGGTGGTGGACGTCTTCCCCGCGGAAGAGAAGTCCATGGTCCGCTCGATGCTGTCCGAATCCCTGCAGGCGGTCATCTCCCAGACCCTGATGAAGAAGATGGGCGGTGGCCGGATTGCTGCCCACGAGATCATGATCGGCACCGCCGCCATCCGGAACCTGATCCGGGAAGACAAGATCGCCCAGATGTACTCCGCCATCCAGACCGGTGGCTCCCTGGGCATGCAGACCCTGGATCAGTGCCTGGAGCGGTTGCTGCAGAAAGGGCTCATTTCCCGTGAAGCGGCCCGGGCCAAGGCCAAGATGCCGGACAACTTCTGA
- the rph gene encoding ribonuclease PH, whose protein sequence is MRPSGRTPEQPRDIRITRNYTRHAEGSVLVEFGDTKVICTASVENKVPPFLRGEGKGWITAEYGMLPRSTGSRMGREAARGKQGGRTVEIQRLIGRSLRAAVDLSELGEHSITIDCDVIQADGGTRTAAITGGCVALVDALNHLVAEKRLKKSPLKQMVAALSVGVYKGTPVVDLDYPEDSEAETDMNVIMTDQGGFIEIQGTAEGAPFVKEELDSMLDLAKQGIEQLFEIQKAALEG, encoded by the coding sequence ATGCGACCAAGCGGCAGAACGCCCGAGCAACCCAGAGACATTCGAATCACCCGGAACTACACCCGCCATGCCGAAGGGTCGGTCCTGGTGGAATTCGGTGACACCAAGGTCATCTGCACCGCCTCCGTCGAGAACAAGGTCCCGCCGTTCCTGCGTGGCGAAGGCAAAGGCTGGATTACCGCCGAATACGGCATGCTGCCCCGCTCCACCGGCAGCCGCATGGGACGCGAAGCGGCCCGCGGCAAACAGGGTGGCCGCACTGTGGAAATCCAGCGCCTGATTGGCCGGTCCCTGCGGGCTGCGGTTGACCTCAGCGAACTGGGCGAGCACAGCATCACCATCGATTGCGACGTCATCCAGGCCGATGGCGGCACCCGCACCGCGGCCATCACCGGTGGCTGCGTGGCCCTGGTGGATGCCCTGAACCACCTGGTGGCGGAAAAGCGCCTGAAGAAATCACCGCTGAAGCAGATGGTCGCGGCCCTGTCGGTTGGCGTCTACAAGGGCACCCCGGTGGTCGACCTGGACTACCCGGAAGACTCCGAAGCCGAAACCGACATGAACGTGATCATGACCGACCAAGGCGGTTTTATCGAAATCCAGGGCACCGCGGAAGGTGCACCATTCGTGAAGGAAGAGCTGGACAGCATGCTGGATTTGGCCAAACAGGGTATTGAGCAACTGTTTGAGATCCAGAAAGCGGCACTGGAAGGCTAA
- a CDS encoding YicC/YloC family endoribonuclease — translation MIRSMTAFARKDAQGDWGSLTCEVRTVNHRYLEPSFRLPDALRELETGLRDALRGRLKRGKVDVSMRLQLAENSGQRFEISDEVAKAVNEAANHVNRILDNPAHISALDILRWPGVLSVPEQDFGPVRSAATQLFEDVVAELVVVREREGERLRPLFEERLTAMTGLVSEVRTLMPDLLTAQEQNLRSRFEKAQVELEPERVAQEMVLLAQKSDVAEELDRLSAHITEVTDTLQSDEPIGRRLDFLMQELNREANTLSSKSIDARVTRAAVDLKVLIEQMREQVQNLE, via the coding sequence ATGATCCGAAGCATGACGGCATTCGCCCGCAAGGATGCCCAGGGAGACTGGGGGTCACTGACCTGTGAGGTTCGTACGGTCAATCACCGGTACCTGGAACCGTCGTTCCGATTGCCGGACGCCCTGCGCGAACTCGAGACCGGCTTGCGCGATGCGTTACGTGGCCGCCTGAAGCGGGGCAAGGTGGATGTGTCGATGCGCCTGCAGCTGGCGGAGAACAGCGGGCAGCGTTTCGAGATCAGCGACGAGGTTGCCAAGGCGGTGAATGAGGCCGCCAATCACGTGAACCGGATTCTCGATAACCCGGCCCACATCAGCGCCCTGGATATCCTGCGCTGGCCCGGGGTGTTGTCGGTGCCGGAGCAGGACTTCGGGCCGGTGCGCTCAGCGGCAACGCAGCTGTTTGAGGACGTGGTTGCCGAGCTGGTCGTGGTGCGCGAGCGCGAGGGCGAACGCCTGCGGCCGCTGTTCGAGGAGCGTCTGACCGCCATGACCGGTCTGGTGTCGGAGGTGCGTACGCTGATGCCGGATCTGCTGACCGCCCAGGAGCAGAATCTACGGAGCCGGTTCGAAAAAGCCCAGGTGGAGCTGGAGCCGGAACGGGTTGCCCAGGAGATGGTGTTGCTGGCCCAGAAGAGCGATGTGGCAGAGGAGCTGGATCGGCTGTCGGCGCACATCACCGAGGTTACCGACACCCTGCAGAGCGATGAGCCGATCGGCCGCCGACTGGATTTCCTGATGCAGGAGCTGAACCGGGAGGCGAACACGCTCAGCAGTAAAAGCATCGATGC